From one Coffea eugenioides isolate CCC68of chromosome 11, Ceug_1.0, whole genome shotgun sequence genomic stretch:
- the LOC113754019 gene encoding SWI/SNF complex component SNF12 homolog, whose product MQVSMNHKNNHDQTAVPHLPTEQPQRQGGGPQFPGNFQLSERLQAQGLGHALAAHAQLENSATANAAAVSSPGPSTPATSAGSSRRTPSHKPPSRPSGGVSSGGHGQGATASPLKTMELAPAVRRRKRKLPKKEIPHKAASSLPESALYAQLLELESRIDALLARKKIEIADTLKNPMRIQKMLRIYVFNTFANQEGAHTDSKNADPPSWSLKICGRILEDGADPAALGSLNISSSPYPKFSSFIRKMTVYLDQNLYPDNHVILWENSRSPALHEGFEVKRKGDKEFTAIVRLEMDFVPEKFRLSPALQEVLGVEVETRPRTIAALWHYIKTRKLQIPGDTSSFVCDPPLRKVFGEENLKFAVVSQKIIQHLTSLKPIHLEHKIKLSGNCPAGNTCYDVPVDVPILLEREMSSFLTDLERNKEVDAFDEAISAAIRKIHEHYQRQAFFLGFSHSPAEFINGLLASQARDLKLLGADTSHNAENERRSEFYNQTWVEDAVIRYLNRKPSFSAEPRNK is encoded by the exons ATGCAAGTTTCCATGAACCACAAAAATAATCACGACCAAACAGCGGTTCCTCACCTTCCCACTGAACAGCCACAACGTCAAGGTGGCGGTCCCCAGTTCCCCGGTAATTTCCAATTGTCTGAACGCCTCCAGGCTCAGGGGCTGGGCCATGCCCTGGCTGCTCATGCCCAACTTGAAAATTCTGCAACTGCCAATGCTGCAGCTGTATCTTCACCTGGTCCATCAACCCCTGCAACTTCAGCGGGCAGTAGTAGGCGGACCCCATCTCACAAGCCCCCGTCGCGGCCTTCTGGTGGTGTGTCCTCTGGTGGACACGGACAAGGTGCTACTGCTTCCCCATTAAAAACCATGGAATTAGCTCCTGCTGTGCGGAGGAGGAAACGGAAGCTTCCTAAGAAAGAGATCCCCCATAAAGCGGCATCGTCCTTGCCGGAATCAGCTCTTTATGCCCAGTTGCTTGAACTTGAGTCCCGTATTGATGCTCTTCTTGCCAGGAAGAAGATTGAAATTGCAGATACCCTTAAGAACCCGATGCGCATTCAAAAGATGCTCAggatttatgtatttaacaccTTTGCCAACCAGGAAGGGGCGCATACTGACAGCAAAAACGCTGATCCTCCCTCTTGGTCGCTTAAAATATGTGGGAGGATCTTGGAAGATGGGGCTGATCCTGCAGCTCTTGGTTCGCTCAACATTTCAAGCTCTCCATATCCTAAGTTTTCCTCTTTCATTAGGAAAATGACTGTATACTTGGATCAGAACCTGTATCCTGATAATCATGTGATCTTGTGGGAGAATTCTCGGTCACCGGCACTTCATGAGGGGTTTGAGGTGAAGAGAAAAGGAGATAAGGAGTTTACTGCGATTGTTAGATTAGAAATGGATTTTGTTCCAGAGAAATTTAGGCTTTCACCTGCTTTGCAAGAAGTTCTTGGGGTAGAGGTTGAGACACGCCCTAGGACTATAGCTGCACTTTGGCATTACATAAAGACAAGGAAATTACAAATTCCAGGTGACACATCCTCTTTTGTGTGTGATCCACCTCTGAGAAAAGTTTTTGGAGAAGAGAACTTGAAATTTGCTGTAGTTTCCCAGAAGATAATACAACATCTAACTTCACTCAAACCAATACATTTGGAACATAAGATTAAGCTTTCTGGGAATTGTCCAGCTGGAAATACTTGTTATGATGTACCGGTTGATGTTCCTATTTTATTAGAGAGGGAAATGTCAAGTTTCCTCACCGATTTAGAGAGGAATAAGGAGGTTGATGCCTTTGACGAAGCAATTTCTGCTGCTATTAGGAAAATCCATGAACATTATCAGAGACAAGCTTTCTTTCTAGGATTTAGTCATTCTCCAGCTGAGTTCATCAATGGTTTGCTTGCTTCTCAAGCTAGGGACTTGAAGCTTCTTGGTGCAGATACCAGCCACAATGCTGAGAATGAGCGCCGATCTGAATTTTATAACCAAACATG GGTTGAAGATGCTGTCATTAGATACCTCAATCGGAAGCCTTCTTTTAGTGCTGAGCCTCGAAACAAATGA
- the LOC113753710 gene encoding acetyl-coenzyme A synthetase, chloroplastic/glyoxysomal-like → MALSCLNDATSTANSSNYYTAPTNTIINNIRSRSITRNRLAGGQPSFPIFRSSKSNYSLVNSRNPLNYPSSSSSSSFECQFCRHRNHHPVRSCCCCAFCCGTTWAAYRRRAMEDDLQSSSSPTKCLKTSNHLRHVESMSILPSGAGRISRLNAVILGESLASEEDDLVFPNEAFSKQAHVPSPQKYLEMYTRSIEDPAGFWSDIASEFYWKERWGPLVYSQNLDIRKGNVEIEWFKGGMTNICYNSLDRIIDSGDGDKVAIFWEGNEPGFDGTLTYNQLLSRVCQLANYLKDVGVRKGDAVVIYLPMLMELPIAMLACSRIGAVHSVVFAGFSAESLAQRIMDCKPKVVITCNAVRRGSKVIYLKDIVDAALAESARNGILLDICLTYENESAMKREATKWQEGRDIWWQDVVPQYPTTCAVEWVDAEDPLFLLYTSGSTGKPKGVLHTTGGYMVYTATTFKYAFDYKPSDIYWCTADCGWITGHSYVTYGPLLNGATIVVYEGAPNYPNAGRCWDIVDKYKVSIFYTAPTLVRSLMREGDQYVTRNSRKSLRVLGSVGEPINPSAWRWFFNVVGAARCPISDTWWQTETGGFMITPLPGAWPQKPGSATFPFFGIQPVIVDEKGAEIEGECSGYLCVKSSWPGAFRTLYGDHERYETTYFSTFPGYYFSGDGCSRDKDGYYWLTGRVDDVINVSGHRIGTAEVESALVSHRHCAEAAVVGVEHEVKGQGIYAFVTLVEGIPYSEDLRRSLILTVRNQIGAFAAPDKVHWAPGLPKTRSGKIMRRILRKIASRQLDELGDTSTLADPSVVDQLIKLADC, encoded by the exons ATGGCCCTCTCTTGTTTGAACGATGCCACTAGTACAGCTAATAGCAGTAATTATTACACTGCTCCCACTAATACTATAATCAACAATATCCGGAGTAGATCAATTACCCGTAATAGATTGGCAGGTGGCCAACCCTCCTTCCCGATCTTCCGCAGTTCAAAGTCCAACTACTCGCTGGTCAACTCAAGGAACCCCCTAAATTATCCCTCCTCCTCATCTTCCTCCAGCTTTGAGTGCCAATTCTGCCGCCACCGCAACCACCACCCGGTCAGAAGCTGCTGCTGCTGCGCCTTCTGTTGTGGCACGACCTGGGCGGCATACAGGAGGAGGGCAATGGAAGACGATCTCCAATCCTCTAGTAGTCCTACGAAATGCTTGAAGACTTCGAATCACCTGCGCCACGTGGAGTCCATGAGCATCCTGCCCTCCGGCGCAGGCCGCATATCCAGATTGAACGCCGTTATTCTGGGCGAGTCGCTCGCTTCCGAGGAGGATGATTTGGTTTTCCCCAACGAGGCCTTCTCCAAGCAGGCTCACGTTCCCTCACCCCAGAAG TACTTGGAGATGTATACAAGGTCAATTGAAGATCCAGCCGGATTTTGGTCAGACATCGCCTCGGAGTTTTATTGGAAAGAGAGATGGGGCCCGCTGGTTTACTCCCAGAATCTTGACATTCGTAAAGGAAATGTCGAGATCGag TGGTTCAAAGGTGGTATGACCAACATATGCTACAACTCTTTGGATAGGATCATAGATTCTGGGGATGGGGACAAAGTCGCAATTTTCTGGGAAGGAAATGAACCTGGTTTTGATGGCACCTTGACCTACAACCAACTGCTATCTAGAGTTTGCCAG CTTGCAAATTACTTGAAGGATGTTGGTGTCCGCAAGGGAGATGCTGTGGTGATTTATTTGCCTATGCTTATGGAACTACCAATAGCTATGCTTGCCTGCAGTCGCATTGGTGCTGTTCACTCG GTGGTATTTGCAGGGTTCTCTGCTGAATCTCTTGCCCAGAGAATCATGGATTGTAAACCCAAGGTTGTTATAACTTGCAATGCTGTTAGGAGAGGTTCCAAGGTTATATATCTCAAGGACATAGTTGATGCTGCCCTTGCAGAATCTGCCCGAAATGGCATTCTTTTGG ATATATGCTTGACGTACGAAAATGAATCAGCCATGAAGAGAGAAGCTACGAAGTGGCAAGAGGGAAGAGATATATGGTGGCAG GATGTTGTTCCTCAATATCCCACTACATGTGCTGTGGAATGGGTTGACGCGGAGGATCCGCTTTTCCTACTCTATACCAGCGGGAGTACTGGAAAGCCGAAG GGGGTCCTGCATACAACTGGAGGCTACATGGTATACACTGCAACAACTTTTAAATATGCATTTGACTACAAGCCATCTGATATATACTG GTGTACGGCTGACTGTGGTTGGATTACTGGGCACAGCTACGTTACATATGGACCCCTGCTAAATGGAGCAACTATTGTGGTTTATGAAGGG GCTCCAAATTATCCAAATGCTGGTCGGTGTTGGGATATTGTTGATAAATACAAGGTGTCAATATTCTACACTGCCCCCACTTTGGTGCGGTCGCTAATGCGTGAAGGCGATCAG TACGTCACCCGTAACTCACGCAAATCATTGCGAGTGCTTGGAAGTGTGGGTGAGCCGATCAATCCAAGTGCATGGAG GTGGTTTTTCAATGTAGTTGGTGCGGCAAGGTGCCCTATCTCTGACACTTGGTGGCAAACGGAGACTGGTGGTTTTATG ATTACTCCTTTGCCAGGAGCATGGCCTCAGAAACCTGGTTCTGCTACATTTCCTTTTTTTGGAATTCAG CCTGTCATAGTAGATGAGAAAGGTGCTGAAATTGAAGGTGAATGTAGTGGGTATTTGTGTGTGAAAAGCTCGTGGCCTGGTGCATTTAGAACTCTATATGGGGATCACGAAAGATATGAAACTACATACTTCAGTACATTTCCTGGTTATTATTTTAGCGGTGATGGCTGCAGCAG GGACAAGGATGGCTATTACTGGCTCACTGGAAGAGTtgatgatgttattaatgtcAG CGGCCATCGTATTGGAACTGCTGAAGTGGAATCAGCTCTAGTTTCACACCGGCATTGTGCTGAAGCTGCTGTAGTTGGTGTTGAGCATGAG GTGAAAGGACAGGGCATATATGCATTTGTTACACTAGTTGAAGGCATCCCATACAGTGAAGATCTGCGTAGAAGTCTTATACTAACAGTGAGAAACCAG ATTGGAGCATTTGCAGCTCCCGACAAAGTACACTGGGCACCTGGCCTTCCGAAGACAAGAAGTGGAAAGATAATGAGAAGAATCTTAAGGAAAATTGCTTCTAGGCAGTTGGATGAGCTCGGGGACACAAGCACGCTTGCAGATCCAAGTGTTGTTGATCAGCTAATCAAACTTGCTGACTGCTGA
- the LOC113753711 gene encoding monothiol glutaredoxin-S7, chloroplastic: protein MELASYSPLRRASPSVVFTSTRITGRLPAIGSGKTVSNCLGPTITGKINCRVTLRRSTALLNGLRSKKFRSFRCLSALTPELRTTLDKVVASQKVLLFMKGTAEFPQCGFSSTVVQMLKSLNVPFETIDVLENEILRQGLKEYSNWPTFPQLYIDGEFFGGCDITVEAYKSGQLQELLEKALCS from the exons ATGGAGCTAGCCTCTTATTCACCATTGAGGAGGGCTTCTCCTTCGGTGGTCTTCACCTCCACTAGAATCACTGGAAGACTGCCGGCCATAGGCAGCGGAAAAACTGTTTCTAACTGCCTCGGTCCCACTATCACAGGCAAAATTAATTGCCGCGTCACGCTTCGCCGCAGCACCGCTCTTTTAAATGGACTTCGCTCAAAAAAATTCAGATCATTTCGGTGCTTGTCCG CTCTAACCCCTGAACTGAGGACGACCTTAGATAAGGTCGTCGCATCACAAAAAGTCCTTCTGTTCATGAAGGGAACCGCAGAATTTCCACAGTGTGGGTTTTCCAGCACCGTCGTACAGATGTTGAAGTCACTAAATGTTCCTTTTGAGACTATTGATGTTCTTGAGAATGAGATATTACGTCAGGGGTTGAAGGAGTATTCGAACTGGCCAACATTCCCTCAGCTCTACATTGATGGGGAATTCTTTGGTGGCTGCGATATTACAGTGG AGGCATACAAGAGCGGGCAGTTGCAGGAACTGTTGGAGAAGGCACTGTGCTCTTGA
- the LOC113752878 gene encoding zinc finger BED domain-containing protein RICESLEEPER 2-like produces the protein MTATREATAEWMLMHEHPFSIVEEEGFNLMQKRGMPEWQRINRTMNKNDYTSVYEREKTKLKKQLKKVKKISLTTDFWKSKNKKNEYIVITGHWIDSNWRLQKRVLNFVHVLPPHRSIQIADTIFKCLTDWGIVSKVYTISVDNASNNDSALRCLKDTFSRNKCLLAKGKLFHVRCCAHILNLMVQDGFSQIKEIVDTIRDSVEFINKTYGRYLQFAEIVHQLQLPEKMLIYDCKTRWNSTYEMLTCVLKFQDVFPRYRDREPNYDFCPTTEDWKKVSKVCNILKAFWTATHVISGSDYPTANLYLNEVCWIKVLLDSKADDENSFVRSMVQKMKLKFDKYWGEYNLLISIAAILDPRYKMRVINYCFPLLYPPHEVQSNIGKVQQALYDLYDKYVEIHVSSQSGSSSQLLIGNDHPTKSSSSASSSVSHVSGMSWIPTLKMVSSQLQMIQR, from the coding sequence ATGACAGCCACGAGAGAAGCTACTGCTGAATGGATGCTTATGCATGAGCATCCATTTTCAATTGTGGAGGAAGAAGGCTTCAATTTGATGCAAAAAAGAGGGATGCCCGAATGGCAAAGAATTAATCGGACTATGAACAAAAATGACTACACATCAGTTTATGAAAGAGAGAAGACAAAATtgaaaaagcaattaaagaaAGTCAAGAAAATCAGCTTGACTACAGATTTTTGGAAGtccaagaataaaaaaaatgagtaTATAGTTATAACCGGGCATTGGATTGATAGTAACTGGAGATTGCAGAAACGGGTTCTCAACTTTGTGCACGTTCTTCCTCCACATCGGAGCATCCAAATTGCGGATACTATTTTCAAATGTTTAACGGATTGGGGAATTGTGAGCAAGGTTTATACAATCTCAGTCGATAATGCCTCAAATAATGACAGTGCACTGAGATGTTTGAAGGATACTTTCTCCCGAAACAAGTGTCTATTAGCAAAAGGAAAGTTGTTTCATGTGAGATGTTGTGCTCATATACTGAATTTGATGGTTCAAGACGGATTCAGTCAAATCAAGGAAATAGTTGACACAATCAGGGACAGTGTGGAGTTTATCAATAAGACATATGGAAGATACTTGCAATTTGCTGAAATTGTACACCAACTGCAGTTGCCAGAAAAAATGCTAATTTATGATTGCAAAACAAGGTGGAATTCTACTTATGAGATGCTGACTTGTGTACTGAAGTTTCAAGATGTTTTTCCAAGATACAGAGATAGAGAGCCAAATTATGATTTCTGTCCTACCACAGAAGATTGGAAAAAGGTTTCAAAAGTGTGCAATATTTTAAAAGCTTTTTGGACAGCAACTCATGTGATATCTGGTAGTGATTATCCGACAGCAAATTTGTATCTAAATGAAGTTTGTTGGATAAAAGTACTACTAGATAGTAAGGCTGATGATGAAAATAGCTTTGTCCGGTCAATGGTGCAAAAGATGAAGCTAAAATTTGATAAGTATTGGGGAGAATATAATTTGTTAATATCTATAGCAGCTATTTTGGATCCCAGATACAAGATGAGAGTCATAaactattgctttccattgcTTTATCCTCCACATGAAGTGCAAAGCAATATAGGCAAGGTTCAACAAGCCTTGTATGACCTCTATGATAAATATGTGGAGATACATGTTTCAAGCCAAAGTGGATCATCTTCTCAACTACTAATCGGCAATGATCACCCAACCAAGAGCAGCAGTAGTGCATCTTCATCAGTGTCCCATGTTTCGGGTATGAGTTGGATACCTACTTTGAAGATGGTCTCTTCACAGCTGCAGATGATTCAACGGTAG